A portion of the Microlunatus phosphovorus NM-1 genome contains these proteins:
- a CDS encoding NCS1 family nucleobase:cation symporter-1 yields MTSTQDPAAAPTKPQDIVEAAGMPVGSGNMKPGYDPRLANEDLAPLRKQKWNSYNIFAFWMSDVHSVGGYVTAGSLFALGIAAWQVLVALIVGIVIVQVFTNLVAKPSQKTGVPYPVVNRAVFGIKGANIPAVIRGIIAIAWYGVQTFLAAQSLNIIFLKFVPGTENLVEPSFLGLSALGWISYAILWVAQVALFWNGMEVIRRFIDWAGPAVYVVMIVLAVYLVSQAGWENVSFDLSDPNQPALGFWGATGLMFMAIGIVISYFSGPMLNFGDFARYGKSFAAVKRGNFWGLPVNFLFFSLLVVVTASATVPVFGELITDPIHTVERIDTPVAILLGGLTFVTATVGINIVANFISPAFDFSNVAPHRISWRMGGMIAAVGSVFLLPWNWYSNATAIHYSLGLLAALIGPLFGLLIAGYYIAAKQRIKTDDMFTMSEQGAYWYKNGYNPNAVRALLWAGIPTIVLAVFPKMFADLGLFDVSWIGNFTWFIGCGLGYLFFVFFEKQNPQVPTFEGETEGISDGTIMSAVSTVDPEPSAISGEIPVEHSAVK; encoded by the coding sequence GTGACCTCAACCCAAGACCCGGCGGCGGCGCCGACCAAGCCGCAGGACATCGTGGAGGCCGCGGGAATGCCCGTCGGCTCCGGCAACATGAAGCCCGGATACGATCCGCGCCTCGCGAACGAGGATCTTGCTCCACTGCGCAAGCAGAAGTGGAACTCGTACAACATCTTCGCCTTCTGGATGTCGGACGTGCACTCCGTCGGCGGCTATGTCACGGCCGGTTCGCTGTTCGCGCTCGGCATCGCCGCCTGGCAGGTGCTCGTCGCGCTCATCGTCGGCATCGTCATCGTGCAGGTGTTCACGAACCTCGTCGCCAAGCCCAGCCAGAAGACGGGAGTCCCGTACCCGGTCGTCAACCGTGCGGTCTTCGGCATCAAGGGTGCGAACATCCCGGCCGTCATCCGCGGCATCATCGCGATCGCCTGGTACGGGGTGCAGACGTTCCTCGCCGCGCAGTCGCTCAACATCATCTTCCTGAAGTTCGTCCCGGGCACCGAGAACCTCGTCGAGCCGAGCTTCCTCGGTCTGTCCGCGCTCGGCTGGATCTCGTACGCGATCCTGTGGGTCGCGCAGGTCGCCCTGTTCTGGAACGGGATGGAGGTGATTCGGCGCTTCATCGACTGGGCCGGTCCCGCGGTGTACGTCGTCATGATCGTCCTCGCCGTCTACCTGGTCTCCCAGGCCGGTTGGGAGAACGTGAGCTTCGACCTGTCCGACCCGAACCAGCCGGCACTCGGATTCTGGGGTGCGACCGGCCTGATGTTCATGGCGATCGGCATCGTGATTTCGTACTTCTCGGGCCCGATGCTCAACTTCGGCGACTTCGCGCGCTACGGCAAGAGCTTCGCCGCGGTGAAGCGGGGCAACTTCTGGGGTCTCCCGGTCAACTTCCTCTTCTTCTCGCTGCTCGTCGTCGTCACGGCATCCGCCACGGTACCGGTGTTCGGCGAGCTGATCACCGACCCGATCCACACCGTGGAGCGGATCGACACGCCGGTCGCGATCCTGCTCGGTGGCCTGACCTTCGTCACCGCCACGGTCGGCATCAACATCGTCGCGAACTTCATCTCGCCGGCCTTCGACTTCTCCAACGTCGCACCGCACCGGATCTCGTGGCGGATGGGCGGCATGATCGCGGCGGTCGGGTCGGTCTTCCTGCTCCCGTGGAACTGGTATTCCAACGCGACCGCGATCCACTATTCGCTGGGGCTGCTCGCTGCCCTGATCGGGCCGCTGTTCGGCCTGCTGATCGCCGGCTACTACATCGCCGCCAAGCAGCGCATCAAGACCGACGACATGTTCACCATGTCGGAGCAGGGTGCCTACTGGTACAAGAACGGCTACAACCCCAACGCGGTCCGGGCGCTGCTGTGGGCAGGCATCCCGACGATCGTGCTCGCCGTCTTCCCGAAGATGTTCGCCGACCTCGGCCTGTTCGACGTGTCCTGGATCGGCAACTTCACGTGGTTCATCGGCTGCGGTCTCGGCTACCTTTTCTTCGTGTTCTTCGAGAAGCAGAACCCGCAGGTGCCGACCTTCGAGGGTGAGACCGAGGGGATCTCGGACGGCACGATCATGAGCGCTGTTTCGACCGTCGACCCCGAGCCCTCGGCGATCTCCGGCGAGATCCCGGTGGAGCACTCGGCGGTGAAATGA
- a CDS encoding branched-chain amino acid ABC transporter permease codes for MELFFQQLVNGLSLGALYALIAVGYTVVYGIIQLINFAHGEIFMIGAFGALTVWMVVPGGSTALWMLPVMLIGGMVAAIGVALLTERFAYRPLRNAPRLAPLITAIGVSIFLQEAVRLFYGRIPGFPDAKLAIPFPQIDVVTGPAVNIGGVLIQRAAIFTLAALVVCTVFLYIFVNKSRLGRAMQATSQDPDTARLMGINVDRIIMVAFALGAALAAVAGLAHGLRYTNIDFRMGFLAGLKAFTAAVLGGIGNINGAVLGGLVLGIIEVMATTYIPGQFGGSAWKDVWAFVLLILVLVFRPQGLLGARVVDRA; via the coding sequence GTGGAACTGTTCTTTCAGCAGTTGGTCAACGGATTGTCGCTCGGCGCTCTGTACGCGCTGATCGCTGTGGGCTATACCGTCGTGTACGGCATCATCCAGTTGATCAACTTCGCGCACGGCGAGATCTTCATGATCGGCGCCTTCGGAGCTTTGACGGTTTGGATGGTGGTCCCGGGCGGCAGCACCGCTCTTTGGATGCTCCCTGTCATGCTGATCGGCGGCATGGTCGCCGCGATCGGTGTCGCATTGTTGACCGAGAGATTCGCCTATCGGCCGTTGCGCAATGCGCCTCGGCTCGCACCGCTGATCACCGCCATCGGCGTGTCGATCTTCCTTCAGGAAGCGGTTCGGCTCTTCTACGGCCGAATCCCGGGCTTCCCGGATGCGAAACTTGCCATTCCGTTCCCACAGATCGACGTGGTGACAGGGCCGGCAGTCAACATCGGTGGCGTACTCATTCAGCGCGCGGCCATCTTCACCTTGGCTGCGCTGGTCGTCTGCACCGTGTTCCTCTACATCTTCGTCAACAAGTCACGCCTCGGCCGCGCCATGCAGGCCACCTCACAGGATCCCGACACCGCCCGACTGATGGGCATCAACGTCGATCGCATCATCATGGTGGCCTTTGCGCTCGGAGCCGCGCTGGCCGCGGTCGCCGGCCTGGCGCACGGGCTGCGGTACACGAACATCGACTTCCGCATGGGTTTCCTGGCAGGTCTGAAGGCATTCACCGCTGCTGTGCTCGGCGGTATCGGCAACATCAACGGCGCCGTGCTTGGCGGACTGGTGCTCGGCATCATCGAGGTGATGGCGACCACGTACATCCCGGGGCAGTTCGGTGGGTCTGCCTGGAAGGACGTCTGGGCCTTCGTGCTGTTGATTTTGGTGCTGGTCTTCAGACCGCAGGGTCTGCTCGGCGCAAGGGTGGTGGATCGAGCATGA
- a CDS encoding ABC transporter ATP-binding protein: MTAVTTETGATDSIGGVILQAENVTMRFGGLTAVDSVNFTVHRGEIMGLIGPNGAGKTTFFNCLTGMYLPTSGQVVFDGAVLPPKPRKVVQAGMARTFQNIRLFGNMTALENVMVGRYCRTTTGPLTSILRGPKFRRDEAAVRQRAQELLDFVGLGHTTDQLARNLPYGDQRRLEVARALATDPKLILLDEPTAGMNPQETRQAEELIFRIRDLGLAVVVIEHDMRFIFSLCDRVLCLVQGRALIEGTPAQVQSDPRVIEAYIGTGPEDASALEAELQHPAESDGDSGDGDA, encoded by the coding sequence GTGACGGCTGTGACCACCGAGACCGGTGCCACCGACAGCATCGGCGGCGTGATCCTGCAAGCAGAGAACGTCACCATGCGGTTCGGAGGACTGACTGCCGTCGACTCGGTGAACTTCACCGTGCATCGCGGGGAGATCATGGGACTCATCGGGCCGAACGGTGCCGGGAAGACCACCTTCTTCAATTGTCTGACCGGGATGTACCTGCCCACCAGCGGACAGGTGGTCTTCGACGGAGCCGTGCTGCCGCCGAAGCCGCGCAAGGTGGTTCAGGCCGGCATGGCCCGGACGTTTCAGAACATCCGACTGTTCGGGAACATGACGGCGCTGGAGAACGTGATGGTCGGGCGCTACTGCCGCACCACCACGGGACCGCTGACCTCGATCCTGCGTGGCCCCAAGTTCCGTCGGGACGAGGCGGCGGTGCGGCAGCGCGCTCAGGAGCTGCTCGACTTCGTCGGCTTGGGGCACACGACCGACCAGCTGGCCCGTAACCTCCCGTACGGTGATCAACGCCGGCTGGAGGTCGCCCGGGCACTGGCGACGGATCCCAAGCTGATCCTGCTGGACGAGCCGACTGCCGGCATGAACCCGCAGGAGACCAGGCAGGCAGAGGAGCTGATCTTCCGGATCCGCGACCTGGGGCTGGCTGTCGTGGTGATCGAACACGACATGCGGTTCATCTTCAGCCTGTGCGACCGGGTCCTCTGTCTGGTGCAGGGGAGAGCTCTGATCGAGGGAACGCCGGCGCAGGTGCAGTCCGACCCGAGGGTGATCGAGGCGTACATCGGCACGGGGCCCGAGGACGCCTCGGCGTTGGAGGCTGAGCTGCAGCATCCGGCGGAGTCCGACGGAGATTCAGGGGATGGCGATGCTTGA
- a CDS encoding ANTAR domain-containing response regulator, whose protein sequence is MTNEETKAGTATRVVVAEDEALIRLDVVEMLTEEGYEVVGQAGDGEAAVALTIELRPDLVVMDVKMPKLDGISAAEKIAADRIAPVVMLTAFSQRELVDRAREAGAMAYVVKPFGKADLIPAIEIARARFSEIKAVEAEVEDLTERLESRKAVDRAKGMLQTGLGLTEPEAFRWIQKTAMDLRKSMREVAEGVIEHGAGAKRR, encoded by the coding sequence GTGACGAACGAGGAGACGAAGGCCGGCACGGCGACCCGAGTGGTCGTGGCCGAGGACGAGGCACTGATTCGCCTCGACGTGGTCGAGATGCTGACCGAGGAAGGGTACGAGGTCGTCGGTCAGGCCGGTGACGGGGAGGCCGCGGTGGCGCTGACCATCGAGCTGCGGCCTGACCTGGTCGTGATGGACGTCAAGATGCCCAAGCTGGACGGGATCAGCGCGGCGGAGAAGATCGCCGCCGACCGGATCGCGCCCGTGGTGATGCTGACCGCCTTCAGCCAGCGTGAGCTGGTCGATCGGGCTCGTGAGGCCGGCGCCATGGCGTACGTGGTCAAGCCCTTCGGCAAGGCCGATCTGATCCCGGCGATCGAGATCGCCCGGGCCCGGTTCTCCGAGATCAAGGCTGTTGAGGCCGAGGTCGAGGATCTGACGGAGCGTCTGGAATCGCGCAAGGCCGTGGACCGGGCGAAGGGCATGCTGCAGACCGGACTGGGGCTGACCGAGCCCGAGGCGTTCCGCTGGATCCAGAAGACCGCGATGGACCTGCGCAAGTCGATGCGTGAGGTGGCCGAAGGCGTCATCGAGCACGGTGCCGGCGCCAAGCGAAGGTAG
- a CDS encoding helix-turn-helix domain-containing protein gives MSDVVTARATVEAGHDVGARLRDLRHQQGMSARTLASALGISPSAVSQIERGVLQPSVSRLIAITDALGVPLAAVFDTSSDPVAETIATAGGFALQRAEQASVVTLETGVTFRRLSPGRTPGVDYFESTYPPGSTAHDEGSLFRHDGYEVGTIISGELTIDFDEERVVLRAGDAISYPCSRPHRLHNTGTEDTVAQWLIVHAAR, from the coding sequence ATGTCAGATGTCGTGACGGCTCGTGCCACTGTCGAGGCGGGCCATGATGTGGGCGCGCGGCTGCGCGATCTGCGTCACCAGCAGGGAATGTCGGCACGCACCTTGGCAAGTGCGCTCGGCATCTCACCGAGTGCCGTGTCGCAGATCGAGCGCGGTGTGCTGCAACCCAGCGTGTCGCGGCTCATCGCCATCACCGACGCACTCGGCGTACCGCTGGCCGCTGTGTTCGACACCTCGTCAGACCCGGTGGCCGAGACGATCGCCACCGCCGGGGGCTTCGCGTTGCAGCGCGCCGAGCAAGCCTCGGTCGTCACGCTGGAGACCGGGGTGACCTTCCGCCGGCTCTCCCCTGGCCGTACGCCGGGGGTCGACTATTTCGAGTCGACGTACCCTCCGGGGTCGACCGCACACGACGAAGGCAGCCTGTTCCGGCACGACGGCTACGAGGTGGGCACGATCATCTCCGGCGAGCTCACCATCGACTTCGACGAGGAGCGCGTCGTGCTGCGTGCCGGCGACGCCATCAGCTATCCCTGCTCACGGCCGCATCGACTGCACAACACCGGCACCGAGGACACCGTCGCCCAGTGGCTCATCGTGCACGCCGCACGCTGA
- a CDS encoding aspartate/glutamate racemase family protein, translating to MRITLVNPNTSRAMTAKIAAVAREVAGPDVEIRAVCSNDGPAAVECHVDEAFAAVAVVDLIERDLRDGGSDAYVIACFGDPGLDAARELVGVPVIGIAEAAMHVAALSGRSFAVVTTLSRTLGRARDLLARYGMTQACVSLSGSGIGVLELEDTTSEVYETIARLCEVAVQQREADVIVLGCAGMADLCQTLSLRVGVPVVDGVAAAVGLATAMVRMGVGTSKRDEYAPASRRGMPPVAADDLVGSAYR from the coding sequence ATGAGGATCACCCTCGTCAACCCCAACACCTCCCGGGCGATGACTGCCAAGATCGCGGCCGTTGCCCGGGAGGTCGCCGGACCGGACGTCGAGATTCGCGCGGTGTGCTCCAATGACGGCCCGGCGGCTGTCGAGTGCCACGTCGATGAGGCGTTCGCGGCTGTCGCGGTGGTCGACCTCATCGAGCGCGATCTGCGGGACGGCGGCAGCGACGCGTACGTCATCGCGTGTTTTGGTGATCCCGGGCTGGACGCGGCGCGCGAGCTCGTCGGCGTGCCGGTGATCGGGATCGCCGAGGCCGCGATGCACGTCGCCGCGCTGTCGGGCCGGTCGTTCGCGGTCGTCACGACCCTGAGCCGAACGCTCGGCCGCGCGCGTGACCTGCTGGCGCGCTACGGGATGACCCAGGCCTGCGTTTCGCTGAGCGGCTCCGGCATCGGTGTCCTCGAGCTCGAGGACACCACCTCGGAGGTGTACGAGACCATCGCCCGGCTGTGTGAGGTAGCCGTCCAGCAGCGGGAGGCCGATGTCATCGTGCTCGGCTGCGCCGGCATGGCAGACCTGTGCCAGACCCTCAGCCTGCGCGTCGGGGTGCCCGTGGTCGACGGCGTGGCCGCAGCCGTGGGGCTGGCGACGGCGATGGTGCGGATGGGTGTCGGCACGAGCAAGCGAGACGAGTACGCGCCCGCCTCTCGGCGCGGGATGCCTCCCGTGGCGGCCGACGACCTCGTCGGCTCCGCGTACCGATGA
- a CDS encoding ABC transporter ATP-binding protein has product MLEIKDLKVAYGRVRAVKGISFTVEEGQVVTLVGTNGAGKTTTLRTISGLIKPEDGEIWFQGKRIDAMPAHEITMLGLAHSPEGRRIFPRLTVEDNLMLGAFARKDKTAIGQDLDRAFDLFPILKERRAQPAGTFSGGEQQMLAIGRAMMSRPKLLMLDEPSMGLSPLMMQRIMSTIVELQKEGVTILLVEQNAQAALSLADYGYVLEVGQIVLQNTGQALLTDENVRKAYLGED; this is encoded by the coding sequence ATGCTTGAGATCAAGGACCTGAAGGTCGCCTACGGTCGAGTTCGCGCCGTGAAGGGGATCAGCTTCACCGTCGAGGAGGGCCAGGTCGTCACCCTGGTCGGCACCAACGGAGCCGGCAAGACCACCACGCTGCGGACCATCTCCGGTCTGATCAAGCCCGAAGACGGCGAGATCTGGTTCCAGGGCAAGCGGATCGACGCCATGCCGGCGCACGAGATCACCATGCTCGGGTTGGCGCACTCGCCGGAGGGACGGCGAATCTTTCCGCGGCTGACGGTCGAGGACAATCTGATGCTCGGCGCCTTCGCGCGCAAGGACAAGACCGCGATCGGACAGGATCTGGATCGGGCCTTCGATCTGTTCCCGATTCTGAAGGAGCGGCGGGCACAGCCGGCCGGCACCTTCTCCGGTGGTGAGCAGCAGATGCTCGCCATCGGCCGGGCGATGATGAGCCGGCCGAAGCTGCTGATGCTCGACGAGCCCTCGATGGGATTGTCGCCGCTGATGATGCAACGGATCATGTCGACGATCGTGGAATTGCAGAAGGAGGGTGTGACCATCCTGCTGGTGGAGCAGAACGCGCAGGCTGCCTTGTCGCTCGCCGACTACGGGTATGTGCTGGAGGTCGGCCAGATCGTGCTGCAGAACACGGGCCAGGCACTGCTGACCGATGAGAACGTCCGCAAGGCATATCTGGGCGAGGACTGA
- a CDS encoding branched-chain amino acid ABC transporter substrate-binding protein, with protein sequence MRKHRLVAVGATLLAATMAFSACGSRAQEGGTSEEATTKVAKIGVIAPLSGDLSALGLGIRNSVDLAIRQANESNAIPGWKLEMAAEDDQASPDVGKNAATKLAGDDQVIGVVGTLNSSVAQSVQPVLSAANIVQVSPANTNPTLTRGPDDNNPKRPYANYFRTCTTDAVQGPFAARYLYNTAGIKKVATIHDKLAYGQGLVSAFSGEFKKLGGEIVEAETINPDEKDFGSVITKVKSAGPEAIYYGGQYPQAGPLSQQAKAAGLNVPVMGGDGIFDPTFIKLAGKTSEGDLATSVGAPTDTLPSAKAFVEAYSAAGFKEPYAAYGAYSFDAANAIIEALKVSLKDAADAKSARQPTIDAMANVSFDGATGKVAFDEFGDTTTKVLTVYKVEGGEWKAATTEEFK encoded by the coding sequence GTGCGAAAGCATCGGCTCGTAGCCGTCGGAGCAACCCTGCTTGCGGCGACGATGGCCTTCTCAGCATGTGGCAGCCGCGCCCAGGAGGGCGGCACCAGTGAGGAAGCCACCACCAAGGTGGCCAAGATCGGCGTGATCGCGCCGCTGTCCGGAGATCTGTCGGCTTTGGGTCTGGGCATCCGGAACTCCGTTGACCTCGCCATCCGGCAGGCGAACGAGTCCAACGCGATCCCGGGCTGGAAGCTCGAGATGGCCGCTGAAGACGACCAGGCGTCGCCCGATGTGGGGAAGAACGCCGCCACCAAGCTCGCCGGTGACGACCAGGTCATTGGTGTCGTCGGCACGCTGAACTCGTCGGTGGCCCAGTCGGTTCAACCGGTGTTGTCAGCCGCCAACATCGTCCAGGTCTCCCCGGCGAACACCAATCCCACCCTGACCCGGGGCCCGGATGACAACAACCCGAAGCGGCCGTACGCGAACTATTTCCGGACCTGCACCACAGATGCGGTCCAGGGTCCGTTTGCCGCGCGGTATCTCTACAACACCGCCGGGATCAAGAAGGTCGCCACGATCCACGACAAGCTGGCGTACGGCCAGGGCCTGGTGTCGGCGTTCAGCGGCGAGTTCAAGAAGCTCGGCGGCGAGATCGTGGAAGCGGAGACCATCAACCCCGACGAGAAGGACTTCGGCTCGGTCATCACCAAGGTGAAGAGCGCCGGCCCGGAGGCCATCTACTACGGCGGTCAGTACCCGCAGGCAGGTCCGCTGAGCCAGCAGGCGAAGGCGGCAGGTCTCAATGTGCCGGTGATGGGTGGCGACGGGATCTTCGACCCGACCTTCATCAAGCTCGCCGGCAAGACCTCCGAGGGTGACCTGGCCACGTCCGTCGGCGCGCCGACCGACACGCTGCCCAGTGCCAAGGCATTCGTCGAGGCTTACTCGGCGGCCGGCTTCAAGGAGCCGTACGCGGCCTACGGGGCCTACTCGTTCGATGCGGCAAATGCCATCATCGAGGCTTTGAAGGTGTCGTTGAAGGATGCCGCGGACGCCAAGTCGGCTCGTCAGCCCACCATCGACGCGATGGCCAACGTCTCCTTCGATGGCGCAACCGGCAAGGTCGCCTTCGACGAGTTCGGTGACACCACCACGAAGGTCTTGACCGTCTACAAGGTCGAGGGTGGCGAGTGGAAGGCCGCGACGACGGAGGAGTTCAAGTAA
- a CDS encoding type IV toxin-antitoxin system AbiEi family antitoxin domain-containing protein, with product MLVTPLLSTCSCFTDNNRKRQYSVMATRGDILTTQEVSALLGVEARQVRVLAETGSITRVARGIFDRTSVERYRAERGSGRTRTWAEHTAWGAIAMLSGAAPLGLGDVQTYRLRAALREITDPAELAIRLRDRATVTTWSGHRSVIERVREELVIPGRRRLGLVEDDTTVDGYIHADRIADLVRRYRLSEDTTGSITLRYAYMDIDFIKYLAAFNRTLAAVDAATSLDPRERGVGEQVLVRRLELFRENVRP from the coding sequence ATGCTGGTGACCCCGCTGCTCAGCACCTGCTCCTGCTTTACAGATAACAACCGGAAGAGGCAGTATTCTGTTATGGCGACAAGAGGGGACATCTTGACGACCCAAGAGGTATCCGCTCTCTTGGGCGTCGAAGCGCGTCAGGTCCGCGTCCTCGCCGAGACGGGATCCATTACCCGCGTCGCCCGCGGCATCTTCGACCGCACGTCGGTAGAGCGCTACCGCGCCGAGCGCGGATCGGGCCGGACCCGGACCTGGGCTGAACACACCGCCTGGGGAGCCATCGCAATGCTCTCGGGGGCGGCCCCGTTGGGCCTCGGCGATGTCCAGACGTACCGGCTCCGCGCCGCTCTGCGAGAGATCACCGACCCGGCCGAACTGGCCATCCGGTTGCGCGATCGCGCAACCGTCACCACCTGGTCCGGCCACCGCTCCGTGATAGAGCGCGTCCGCGAGGAACTGGTCATCCCCGGACGCCGGCGGCTCGGGCTCGTCGAGGACGACACCACCGTCGACGGCTACATCCATGCAGACCGGATCGCGGACCTTGTGCGCCGCTACCGGCTGAGTGAGGACACCACTGGGTCTATCACCCTGCGCTACGCCTACATGGACATCGACTTCATCAAGTACCTGGCAGCCTTCAACAGAACGCTGGCCGCCGTAGACGCCGCCACCTCCCTCGACCCGCGTGAACGCGGCGTGGGAGAGCAGGTCCTGGTTCGCCGGTTGGAGTTGTTCCGCGAGAATGTCAGACCGTAA
- a CDS encoding branched-chain amino acid ABC transporter permease produces the protein MKIPNPLTAELQQRTQHSGYLLGLVGGAIIIAAPFLPWAYGRSALDNMTVLGYPSPMQFLSLVLGVLVVGLLLGRTFYAKKKRRRRVGWVRGAKSAATGALIYLLLIIISIAVELEGLVNVEYGGWIALVGALLAFVGTKLMLADRSPTLGAATARPWVEVLAIAGVMALALFAAAFALNMDDGGSFVSFLGFVGAIIAVLITSGAMGWLSACTQRHRKVLILSAFIVAFAFPFTQNGSDANMSIATQVIIFAATAMGLNIVVGLAGLLDLGYIAFLGAGAFTAAVLSNSVFSSVNWHPPFIVVVIISGGVAATLGLIIGSPTLRVSGDYLAIVTLAFGEIFRITMNNLDGENGPNVTRGPNGIPAIPDLNLFGFDFGKTHELFGITLGRFSNYYFLLLLIIGLIILVFVRLNNSRIGRGWVAIREDEKAAEAMGVNVFGLKLFAFAGGAFLAGVAGSVKAHVDVSVTPDQYVFLESAFLLAAIVLGGMGTVLGVLVGATLLKLMPEKLRFVSEYRLLIFGLLLVLMMRFRPEGLVPSQRRQLEFHEDDEELAERIEGEIEETGVVKGGGAL, from the coding sequence ATGAAGATCCCCAATCCGCTCACCGCGGAGCTGCAGCAAAGGACGCAGCACAGCGGATACCTCCTCGGCCTGGTCGGTGGCGCGATCATCATCGCCGCCCCGTTCCTGCCGTGGGCGTACGGCCGTAGCGCCCTGGACAACATGACGGTGCTCGGCTACCCGTCCCCGATGCAGTTCCTGTCGTTGGTGCTCGGGGTGCTCGTGGTCGGCCTGCTGCTCGGCCGCACGTTCTATGCCAAGAAGAAACGCAGGCGCAGGGTCGGCTGGGTCCGGGGCGCCAAGTCCGCGGCCACGGGCGCGCTGATCTACCTCCTGCTGATCATCATCAGCATCGCCGTCGAACTCGAGGGCCTGGTCAACGTCGAGTACGGCGGCTGGATCGCCCTGGTCGGCGCGCTGCTCGCCTTCGTTGGCACCAAACTGATGCTCGCCGACCGTTCACCCACGCTCGGGGCCGCGACCGCCCGCCCGTGGGTGGAGGTTCTCGCCATCGCGGGGGTGATGGCGCTGGCGCTGTTCGCTGCCGCCTTCGCGCTGAACATGGACGACGGCGGGTCGTTCGTCTCCTTCCTCGGTTTCGTCGGCGCGATCATCGCGGTGCTGATCACCAGCGGCGCGATGGGCTGGCTGTCCGCCTGTACGCAGCGGCATCGCAAGGTCTTGATCTTGTCCGCATTCATCGTGGCGTTCGCCTTCCCGTTCACCCAGAACGGCTCGGACGCGAACATGTCGATTGCGACCCAGGTGATCATCTTCGCGGCGACGGCGATGGGTCTGAACATCGTGGTCGGTTTGGCCGGCCTGTTGGATCTCGGCTACATAGCCTTCCTCGGTGCGGGCGCCTTCACGGCGGCCGTGTTGTCGAACTCGGTGTTCTCCAGCGTGAACTGGCATCCGCCGTTCATCGTCGTCGTGATCATCAGCGGTGGGGTCGCCGCCACTCTGGGCCTGATCATCGGCTCGCCCACCCTGCGGGTCTCCGGCGACTATCTGGCCATCGTCACGCTGGCCTTCGGTGAGATCTTCCGGATCACCATGAACAATCTGGACGGCGAGAACGGGCCGAACGTCACCCGCGGTCCGAACGGCATCCCGGCCATCCCGGACCTGAACCTCTTCGGCTTCGACTTCGGCAAGACCCATGAGTTGTTCGGCATCACGCTCGGTCGGTTCTCCAACTACTACTTTCTGCTGCTGCTCATCATCGGGCTGATCATCCTGGTCTTCGTCCGGCTCAACAACAGTCGGATCGGTCGCGGTTGGGTGGCGATCCGGGAGGACGAGAAGGCCGCCGAGGCGATGGGCGTGAACGTCTTCGGCCTCAAGCTGTTCGCCTTCGCCGGTGGCGCCTTCCTGGCCGGTGTCGCCGGGTCGGTCAAGGCACACGTCGACGTGTCCGTCACCCCAGATCAGTACGTGTTCTTGGAGTCGGCATTCCTGTTGGCCGCGATCGTGCTCGGTGGCATGGGCACCGTGCTGGGCGTGCTGGTCGGCGCCACCCTGCTGAAGCTGATGCCGGAGAAGCTCCGGTTCGTCAGCGAGTACCGGCTGTTGATCTTTGGATTGCTGCTGGTGCTGATGATGCGGTTCCGACCCGAGGGCCTGGTCCCGAGTCAACGTCGTCAGCTGGAGTTCCATGAGGATGACGAGGAGCTGGCGGAGCGGATCGAGGGCGAGATCGAGGAGACCGGAGTCGTCAAGGGAGGCGGTGCGCTGTGA